One Delphinus delphis chromosome 3, mDelDel1.2, whole genome shotgun sequence genomic region harbors:
- the LOC132421917 gene encoding transmembrane emp24 domain-containing protein 9-like isoform X1, with product MGPSEGSRTGPAAAVGAAAGAHRRRRRVLPRGNYKTELYDPAMEKYQPSPQWINLFVFVKDPENKNLLARQYGPRGSFTFTSQSPGEHQICLHLESIRFALFYDGKLAIHLDMQLGEHTNDYTELAANDKLTLLHLRIQQLVEQVEKIQKEQEYQRWREERFRQTSESTNQRVLWWFILQTFILVATGIWQMQHLKSFFKAKKLV from the exons ATGGGGCCGAGCGAGGGCAGCCGAACTGGCCCTGCCGCTGCTGTTGGGGCAGCTGCTGGCGCTCACAGGCGGCGGAGACGCGTTCTACCTCGAG GTAACTACAAGACCGAGCTATACGACCCTGCTATGGAAAAGTACCAGCCCTCCCCGCAGTGGATCAATTTGTTCGTGTTTGTGAAGGACCCCGAGAACAAG AATCTGCTGGCTCGTCAGTATGGCCCTCGGGGCAGCTTTACCTTCACTTCTCAGTCTCCCGGAGAGCACCAGATATGCCTTCACCTCGAATCCATCCGGTTCGCCCTCTTCTATGATGGCAAGCTG GCCATTCACTTGGACATGCAGTTGGGTGAACACACCAATGATTATACGGAACTTGCAGCCAATGACAAGCTGACCCTGCTGCATCTGCGCATACAGCAGCTGGTGGAGCAAGTGGAGAAGATCCAGAAGGAGCAGGAGTACCAGAGg TGGCGAGAGGAGCGCTTCCGGCAGACCAGCGAGAGCACCAACCAACGGGTGCTGTGGTGGTTCATTCTGCAGACCTTCATCCTTGTGGCCACTGGCATCTGGCAGATGCAGCACCTCAAGAGCTTCTTTAAAGCCAAGAAGTTGGTGTAG
- the LOC132421917 gene encoding transmembrane emp24 domain-containing protein 9-like isoform X2 — MEKYQPSPQWINLFVFVKDPENKNLLARQYGPRGSFTFTSQSPGEHQICLHLESIRFALFYDGKLAIHLDMQLGEHTNDYTELAANDKLTLLHLRIQQLVEQVEKIQKEQEYQRWREERFRQTSESTNQRVLWWFILQTFILVATGIWQMQHLKSFFKAKKLV; from the exons ATGGAAAAGTACCAGCCCTCCCCGCAGTGGATCAATTTGTTCGTGTTTGTGAAGGACCCCGAGAACAAG AATCTGCTGGCTCGTCAGTATGGCCCTCGGGGCAGCTTTACCTTCACTTCTCAGTCTCCCGGAGAGCACCAGATATGCCTTCACCTCGAATCCATCCGGTTCGCCCTCTTCTATGATGGCAAGCTG GCCATTCACTTGGACATGCAGTTGGGTGAACACACCAATGATTATACGGAACTTGCAGCCAATGACAAGCTGACCCTGCTGCATCTGCGCATACAGCAGCTGGTGGAGCAAGTGGAGAAGATCCAGAAGGAGCAGGAGTACCAGAGg TGGCGAGAGGAGCGCTTCCGGCAGACCAGCGAGAGCACCAACCAACGGGTGCTGTGGTGGTTCATTCTGCAGACCTTCATCCTTGTGGCCACTGGCATCTGGCAGATGCAGCACCTCAAGAGCTTCTTTAAAGCCAAGAAGTTGGTGTAG